The DNA region GTCAGCGCCGCCTCGGCGACCAACCCGGCCGCCGGGTGCACGCCGGTGCACAGCGCGGTGGCGAGCACGGGGCCGATGACGAAGGTGAACTCGTCCGTCACGGACTCGAAAGCGGCGGCCGTGGCCATCAGGGGGGACGCGGGCCGCCCAGGGGCGGCACCGAGCCGGGCCGCCCAGCGGGCGCGGACCATGGGCCCGACCTGCGGGATGGAGGCCCCGGTGGGCACGGCCGCGAGGAACAGCACCCACAGGGGCGCGTGAACCAGGGCGAGCGCCGTGAGCGTTCCGACGGAGACGGCGTGCACCAGGACGCCGGGCAGCAGAACCGCGCGCTGGCCGAACCGGTCGGCGAGCCTGCCGCTCTGCGGGGCGAACAGGGCCATCGAGACGCCGGACGCGGCGGCCACGGCGCCCGCACTGCCGTACGAACCGGTGGTGTGCTGAACCAGGAGCACGATGCTGATGGTCAGCATCGCGAAGGGCTGCCGGGCGGCGAAGCCCGGGAGAAGGAAGGTCCACGCACCCGGGGTGCGCAGCAACTGCCCGTAACCGGGGCGGTCGGAGACCGTGGACGCCACGGTCCATGCCTTTCTGCCGCCTGGTGGCCTTGCTCCCTCGGGCCGGCACCGGGGTGCCGGGCTCCTGCGGGCGCTGCCGAGAGCTGTCCTCTTCGCGCGGGACTGCGGTAGATGCCGGGCGCTCGCTCCAGAGGCGAGAGACGCCACGACCGCCATACGGTCGCGCCAGCTCTGCATCAGGCAGAGTTGGTCGATCAAATCAAATCGGGTGAATCAATGGGGTAGCAGTCCTTCATCTTACAGGCGAGGGGGCAGGTGTGCCTGTGATTGCGCCTGAGGTCCCCGTCACCACCTCTGTTCAGTGGCGGGCCTTCGTGCCCCCCGAAGCGCTGCCCGGCCGGCGCCGCGTGCCGCCGGCCGGTGAGCCGCCCCGGGCGGAAGACCCGCCCTCGCCGCCCCGGCCCAGCTTCTTCGCCAGCTTCATGACGTGCGGCAGGTCCAGGGAGGCGTCGTCCTGACGCCCGGCCCCGCCGGCCCCCAGCCAGCCGGCCAGCTTGCCGCCCCGGCCGACCGCACGCAGGCGTGCCTCGGCCGCGTCACGCACCGGGTCGGTCGCGACGACCAGGAGTTCGTCCCCGCGCCGTAGCACCGTGGACGGCGCGGGCACGAAGCTCTTGCCTTCCCGTACGACGAGGGTGACGGCTGCCCCGGCCGGCAGCCGCAGTTCGGCGACCTCCACGCCGTGCATCTTCGACTTCCCGGGGACCGCGACGGACAGCAGATGCCCGCGCAGCCGCTCCAGGGGCGCCGATTCGATGCCCAGGTCCGCGGTTTCGGAGGGGTCGTCGGCGATCTTCAGGGCCTTGGCGAGCCAGGGCAGGGTGGGCCCCTGGATCAGCGTGTAGACGATGACGAGCACGAAGACGATGTTGAAGACCCGGGTGCTGCCCTCGATCCCGGACACCATCGGGATGGTCGCCAGGATGATGGGTACGGCGCCACGCAGTCCCGCCCAGGACATCAGGGCCTTCTCGCGCCCCGGCAGCCGGAACGGCACCAGGCTGATGAAGACCGACAGCGGCCGTGCGACGGCGGTGAGGACCAGCCCCACGACCACGGCGGGCCAGAAGTCGTCGATCAGGTCGTGCGGGGTGACCAGCAGGCCGAGCAGGACGAACATGCCGATCTGCGCCAGCCAGCCGAGCCCGTCCGCGAAGCCCCGGGTGGCCGGCCAGTGCGGCAGCTTGGAGTTGCCGAGGACCATCGCGGCCAGGTAGACGGCCAGGAACCCGCTGCCGTGGGCCATGGCGCCGGCCGCGTACGCCGACACCGCGATGGCCATGACGGCGATCGGGTAGAGCCCGGACGCGGGCAGTGCCACATGGCGCAGGCCGAAGGAGCCGAGCCAGCCCACGGCGAGGCCGATGGCCGCGCCGATGGCCAGCTCCAGGGCTATCTCGCCCACCAGGACGTACCAGTGCTCCACGGGGCCGACCGTGGAGAACGCGACGACGAGGATGACCACGGGGGCGTCGTTGAAGCCCGACTCGGCCTCCAGCACGCCCGTGATGCGGGAGGGGAGGGGGACCTTGCGCAACACGGAGAAGACCGCAGCCGCGTCGGTGGACGAGACGACGGCGCCGATGATCAGGGCCTGCCGCCATTCCAGGCCGACGAGGTAGTGTGCCGCGCCCGCGGTGACACCCACGCTGATGCCCACGCCGACGGTCGACAGCATGGCCGCCGCCGGGAGGGCGGGCCTGACTTCTTTCCACTTCGTGCCCAGACCGCCCTCGGCGAGGATGACGACAAGGGCGGCGTAGCCGATCACCTGGGTCAACTCGGCGTTGTCGAACTTGACGTCGAAGAAGCCGTCCTGGCCCATGGCGATGCCGATGCCGAGGTACAGGAGCAGGCTGGGGAGTCCGCTGCGGGACGAGATGCGTACGGCCGCCACGGCGACCAGCAGGACGAGTGAGCAGACGAGCAGAAGTTCGTTGAGCGCGTGGACAGTCAGGGTCCGTTCCTTCCCTGCGTACGCCTTCCGGATCGGCCTCCGGCGGCCAGTACTTCGTTACCTTACCTAATCTTTAACGTTTTCTTGACGCTTCGAGTGTTCGTGCGAGCAGTACGCAAATGGA from Streptomyces sp. B1I3 includes:
- a CDS encoding potassium/proton antiporter, which codes for MAAVRISSRSGLPSLLLYLGIGIAMGQDGFFDVKFDNAELTQVIGYAALVVILAEGGLGTKWKEVRPALPAAAMLSTVGVGISVGVTAGAAHYLVGLEWRQALIIGAVVSSTDAAAVFSVLRKVPLPSRITGVLEAESGFNDAPVVILVVAFSTVGPVEHWYVLVGEIALELAIGAAIGLAVGWLGSFGLRHVALPASGLYPIAVMAIAVSAYAAGAMAHGSGFLAVYLAAMVLGNSKLPHWPATRGFADGLGWLAQIGMFVLLGLLVTPHDLIDDFWPAVVVGLVLTAVARPLSVFISLVPFRLPGREKALMSWAGLRGAVPIILATIPMVSGIEGSTRVFNIVFVLVIVYTLIQGPTLPWLAKALKIADDPSETADLGIESAPLERLRGHLLSVAVPGKSKMHGVEVAELRLPAGAAVTLVVREGKSFVPAPSTVLRRGDELLVVATDPVRDAAEARLRAVGRGGKLAGWLGAGGAGRQDDASLDLPHVMKLAKKLGRGGEGGSSARGGSPAGGTRRRPGSASGGTKARH